CACCTAGAAGATTCGATAAAACTTCATGACCATCTCCATAACAATCGTTTTGACCAATATAAATCATTTTGTCTTGCATATAGGGACTTATCTTAAATCCATTGACTTTTTCACTAAAGGGATGAGTGTTGTTAATCTCTATCTTTCCGTAACGTGATAAGTTTTTTTTTACGCCTGTCTTTAGATGGTTCGCTTATACTTCTCTCTAAAACCTCTCGACCATAGTCCGTCCATATTTGATCAAAAGTCTTTTCGTAATCATAGTAACTCTTTATGTTTGATAATTTTGCTATCGCTTGATAACGCTTCTTGGCTTGGGCTAAAAATTCCTCTTCGCTAATCATAATGGTGTCGCTTTTAAAAGTTAATCCTTAAAAATAACTATTTCGCGACAAAATGTTATGCACCCTGTAAAACTATAAGAAAATGAGTTCTGTTTTTATTTGTATTCAATGGTAAAGAAAACCCATCGGGAGATCTGTGTAGACAAATGTGAAACGACCAAAGATGATCTAAAAAAGGTATTTACGGATACCGATGAAGATATTTTAGAAGAAATAGCAGATGCTATTAACAAACACGGAAAAGACTACGGTATTGATACTGATGAAAAACTACAACACTTTCTGGCACAAGCCGGACATGAAAGTAGTTTTGCTCCCGCAGGAAAAGACGAGTTTGAAGCTTTTGAAGAAAACCTGAATTACAGGTGGGCCAAGCTAGGAACTAAGGATTACTGGGAAAAATACTTTAATACTGTTGCCAGTCCTACGGCAGATTCCACAAAAGCAAACCCCAACGATTATAAGCGAGATTCTACATCTATATATGTAAACAAACAAAAATTTGCAAATAGAGTGTATGATGATACTTACAGAAGCGCAAAAACTAAATTAGGAAACGTAAATACCGGAGATGGTTATAAATTCAGGGGACGCGGTATTTTTCAGCTAACAGGAAGGTATAACTACCAGTTGTTTACTACATACTATCAAAGCAGGTATGGTAGCACATTGGATTTTACTACCAATCCGGGCTTGGTTGCTTCCGATACATTCACAGAATACACCAGGGCATCGCCCATTCTGACTTTATGCAGATATATAAAGGAATCTATAAATTCCAGTTCTTTTTTCAAAGCAATCAAATCATAATTTTTACTTTGTAAAAAATAGCGGTATACTTTCGATAGTTTACGTGTAAATTCTTCGGCGGCATTGGGATTGTGTTTTATTTCCGAAATCAATACATTCAGACTGTTAAACAAAAAATGAGGGTTTACCTGATTTTGCAATACCCGATAATCTGCCTTGAGTTTTTCTTGTTTATAATGTTCGGCTTTCAATAACGAGTTCTGCCATTGCTGGAAAAAATTGATGGTCATGGAAACCCCAATAAAAACCAATAAAAAAACAACCGAACCTACAAATATAATGACAGGCGCACGGGGATAGACCAATGACTGCCCATTAATGAAATACCAAACCGTAAAAGGAAGAGCAATAGAAATAAGAGCCCACAGAATAATAAAAACGAATTGAATAACCATTCGTTTTTTAGGAAAATCGAACCATGGTAGTTTTTGATTCAAATAACGGTCAAAAAACAGACTTCCCTCGGTACTCATATTAAATAACAAAATGTAAAAAAACAGAAAGACTTGTCTAGAAATGGTCGAGTTATATTTTATATCATTGTCGTGCATAACAAAACTCACCAATTTCAATACAAGAATGGCGTATAACGAAACCAATACGATACGAATCAACATCTTTCTGATACTCTTTGTCATTTGTAATTTCAACAAATCTAACTAGGGCGTGTTAACACTAAGCCAAAAATTGTCTTTTTTGCTCTTTTTCTGCCTTTTTTCGTTAGTTTTTTTAAACGTAGCTCGGCTATGTTCTGCAAAAACTGCCTCAAAATCCAAAAAAATAGCTAAAAAATCCATGATTCTCGTTTAGTGTTAACACGCCCTAATAAAATAAAAATTAACTTCTTCTATTTTATATCTATTTTCCTTTAGGTGGAACCCATACAATCCCAACATTGAAAAATGGAGCGGCTTCTGAATCAAATTCCAGCACATTATCATCAGCACCTACAAAGTTATACCTTTGGTTGGTACTGAGTCCGTCATAAGCTTCCAAACGGAGGATTTTGGTTAATTGATAATTAGCCAGAACCCCAAAATAGGCACGCGAATAATTTATTTTATCCACATCGGGCAAATTCCTATCTCGGATATTAAAATTAGCTCCATTAAGTGCATACTTCAGCCCCAATTCCAACTTTTCATCGGGCAATAGCGCATAGGTGTATTTAAAATTCACGGGTAAGATAGCATTCACTTCGTGTTTATTGTTTTTGTACTGAAAATTAAGAACAGGTAACACTCTAGGAGTTCCAAAACGATTCGTATTGGCAACACCAGCACCTATTTAACTTATCATTTAGTGTTCTTGTTGCAATTACAGCCCCTTGAAAAACAAAATCACCTGAACTTAACTTTTCTTCAAAATCTGACACAAGAGTAGGTTTTAGATTGACCATTAATCCCCATTTTTTATTCCATTGGTGTAGTATTACTAATTGATAATAAAATTCTTGTAATTTTTTATCATAAGGGTTTGAGGCTAAAGAAGGAAAATCATTCATCGTAGCTTCTACAAAACCGTAGCCTACACCATTAATCAATACCGTTTTATTGTTTTTTAACCTTTTTGGAAAATTTACAAAAACACCAAATTCTTGAAAATCTATCTCTTGATTTTCAGAACCGTCTTTTACTTCAGATTTTAAGTAATTGTTGTACTGAATTCCTGCCAATTTAAAATCTTGACCATACCCTTCTGCCACTAAAACGACCATTAATAAAGTAAGAAAACCCACTTTATTAATGGTTCTTATTTTGTTAAAATGCATATATCTTATTTCTCAACCCAAGTAATGGTTTTGTTAAAAAATCCAACGGATAATTCAATATTCAATTCCTTTTTATTTGGAATAAATGTTGTGTCGTACCATTTCTTACGTTTTGGAGAATATACTTTGCCTTTCCATTGCCCTTCTACCTGTTTTACATCTTTAACCATTAATTTCCCTATTTCAGCTTTTTCATTGTTAGATGAAACTATCTTTCCTGTATAGGCTTCATTTTCTTGTGCTATTTTAATAACGGTGTTTTGTTTTCCAACAACCCATTCTCCAACTACACTTTCTGATTGTGCATAAATAGTGATGCTAAATAATGTCATTAATACTAATGTAATTACGTTTCTTAAATTTTTCATTTTATTGTTTTTACTTGTTTAAACTGTTGTGCATTTTAAATAATGCTGATTTTAATATTGTTGATATTTCTATCAAAGAAAATTTGTTGATGTATTGAATTACAGTTAAAGCAGATATCTTAGATATTATTCTTGTTTTAAATCCTTCAAAAGTTTTAGCATAGTTTCTTCGAATCATAAACTGGTCATATAATTGTGAGAACAAAGTTTCTATACGTTTTCTAGATTTTCTAAAAATATAAGCTTGTTTCTTATACTGATTTTGATTATTTCTCATTGGTGTATTTAATTTAATATCATAGGTTTCAAATAAATTAAGTTGAACTTCTGCGGATAAATATCCTCTATCACCAATTAAAGTAGCGCTTTTAATCTGCATTTTAACCGCTTTAAGATAATTGATATCATGTACAGATGCTGGACTAAAATCGATACTCTGAAAAACACCGCTCACAGAACAAATTGCGTGCAACTTATACCCGTAATAATTAGTACCTTGAGATGCACAATAACCTTTGTCTGGAAAGGTATGCATTGTTTCTTTGCAGATTTTAGAACGATAACTCCTTGATAATTTGCAAACTTCCAAAGGCATACTGTCAACGATAAAATAATTCTCAAATTCATTAAAGTAGGAAGCTAATTTTAATCGAATACTGTCCAAATGATCTAATAATCTACGCCTTCTTTTGTTATAAACATTTCGTTCTATTTTCTGGTAAATTGCAATTGGGAGTTTCCTAAACAAATCATTCTCGCTATCAATTCCCATAAATTCTACCGTTAAACTTAAACTGATGAGTTCTAAATCACTAAGTTTAGGTTCACGCCTTTGATAAATTAAAAGTTGTTCTTTTGATATTTTTCTTAATACTTCCAATATTCTTTCGTAATTTGCATTTAAGTTGTTCATTATAAATGATTTGTGATTAAATCAATTTACTGATTTTCAGTAAGATGAACAACTTTTTTGTCCTAAATCATAATGCACAACGGGTTATATCTTATTAGGTAAAGAAGTTTCACCTGAAAATGCGGCTAAATTCTGCCGGGAATATGGATTAAATAAATTTATCAAAGAATTCCCACAAGGGTATGCCACAATTTTAGGTGAAGAAGGAATTAATTTATCAGGTGGGCAAAAACAGATCATTGCTCTTGCAAGAGTATTATACAAACAACCGCAACTACTTATTTTAGATGAGGCTACTTCTGCTATGGATAGAAAAACAGAGAAGTTTAGTATTGATCTTATTTCTGGGTTAAAACAGAAGATGGGAATTTTATTTATTTCTCATCGCCTGGAAACACTAAAAAAATATGCTGATACAATTTATGTTTTAGAAAATGGCACTATAACTAACAGCGGAAATCATCAGCAACTCTTGAAGACTCCTAATTTTTACAGTGAATATTGGGGTTCTATTAACACCGATTAAACGAGCTTTCATATTTTGCTGCTTTTCTATGTCATTTATATAAAGAATAACTCCAATTTTCACATTAATTCAAAAAATTTAAACAGACACCTTCGAATGAAATTTTGTACATTTATTGATATAATTTTTAGCTAAAACTGATTGTGAATAGTAAGATAATTCCATTTTATTGTTTTATCATATTGTTTTCTTTTTGTCAAAAGAAAGAATCAAAATATACTAGTTCCCAGGTATTTCGATACAATGAACATTCCAATATTACTTCATTAGATCCGGCATTTGCAAAAGACCAAAGAAATATATGGGCAGTACATCAACTGTATAATGGGCTGGTGCAATTGAACGATTCTTTGCGTATTGAACCTGACATTGCAAAACGTTGGAATATTTCCAAAGACGGAAAAACATATACATTTACGTTAAGAGATGACGTCTATTTTCACAAGCATCAATTATTTGGTGCTAAGGCTACAAGAAGGGTAAAAGCCGCCGATTTTGTATATAGTTTTGAGAGGTTGACAACTCCTGAAGTGGCTTCACCCGGGGGGTGGGCCATGCAGCATGTAAACGATTTCAGAGCGTTGAATGATTCCGTTTTTCAAATACAGCTTAAAAAAACGTTTCCGCCTTTTTTAGGTTTACTGGCAATGAAATATTGCGCTGTGGTTTCCAAGGAAGCCGTAACGTATTTTGGGGATGAATACAGAGCAAACCCTATAGGAACAGGCCCTTTTCAGTATAAGTTGTAGGTAGAAAACACCAAGCTGGTTTTAAGAAGAAATCCAAATTATTTTGAGAAAGATGATAAAGGGAATAGATTGCCCTATCTGGAAGCTATAGCGATCACTTTTTTACCGGATAAGCAAAGCGAGTTTTTACAATTTATCCAGGGGAACCTGGATTTTATGAAGAGCCTGGATGCTTCGTACAAAGATGATATACTGTCAAATAACGGGCAGTTAAAAGAGAAATATAAAAAACAGATAGTCATGCAAACAGGGCCGTATTTAAATACGGAATATCTGGGTTTTTATTTGGGAAGAAATGAAGAATCAGCCATTAAAAATAAGTGGCTTCGGCAGGCAATTAATTATGGATTTGACAGGAAAAAGATGATAACATTTTTGAGAAACGGCATTGGAGCTCCGGCATTGAACGGTTTTATTCCTAAAGGGCTACCTTCTTTTAATGGACAAAAAGGCTATGAATACAATCCTGACAAAGCCAAAAAACTTATGAAAAGATATATTAAAGAAACTCAAAATTCATCACCGGAAATCACCATTACTACAAATAGTAATTACCTGGATTTATGTGAATTTATTCAGCGAGAACTGGAAAAGATAGGCCTTTCTGTAAACATCAACGTTATTTCGCCTTCTACCTTACGCCAGGGTAAGGCGAATGGGAAACTTCCTGTTTTTAGAGCCAGTTGGATTGCCGATTACCCGGATGCGGAAAATTACCTGTCTTTGTTCTACAGTAAAAATTTTACACCTAACGGGCCTAATTATACCCACTTCAAAAATGATACTTTTGATGCACTTTACGAACAATCTGTTTCCGAAGTAGTCATGGAAAAACGACACCGGCTATACCAAAAAATGGATAGTATTTTAATTGCAGAAGCCCCGATAGTTCCATTGTATTATGATAAAGTGATTCGTTTTAATCAAAAAAATATAGTTGGATTAGGAATAAACGCCATAGATATGTTACACCTGAAAAGGGCCAGGAAATATTGATTTGATTAGTGTTTGTTTTGCTTTATATCGGGAAAAACGCGAAGAATTTGAAACGGAATATGACACTTTTAAACTCGGAGTTTTGATTCGGCAAGCAAGAGAAGAAAAAGGGCTTACCCAAGATCAGTTGGCTGAATTGGCAGGAACAAATAAATCTTACATCTCAAAGTTGGAAAGGAACTTAAAGGACATCCGTTTTTCAACTTTGCAGCGAATTATAAACGAAGGGCTGGGTGCGCACCTGGATATATCTATCAGGTTTGAATAAAGGGATCTATGGAAAATAGGTATATAACTTGTATTTACATTGATTTGAAAAAGATCTCTAATACCAAAAAGAATACTAAAGTATAACAAAGTGGTAGATTTTTCGGAGGTATATCAAAATACGAGTTCTTTAATTTTCTGTTTCATACGTTTTTTAACATCCGTAGGGTAGGAACGCTCTCCCATAAAAACATCTGCCATAGCTTCACAAAAACGTTGTCCATATCTTTTCAATAACAGATTTCTGATGGTTTTTTGCTCGTAGAAAAATTTGGCCAACCATTCACCTGTTTTTAGTTCCGGAAGTAATTTTTCTTGTAATTTTTCGATATAAATTCTTTCAGCCTCGTTTGTATTTGACGGAGCTTCCACAATGGCTTGCGCTGCTAACATCCCGCTGTAAATAGCATTGGAAATCCCTTCTGCGGTAACCTTTAGATTAGCAAATAGAAATAATTACTTAAAATAAAAACATAATAGTTATGATGAAATTTCTTTTTTTGCTTCTTTTTTTCTTTGTTAATAACTCTTATTTTGTTGATAACCAAAAACACAAAAGAACGGAGTGAACTTTAGCGGCCAGCTAGCTTTTTAGAGCCATCCCCCGTATTAGTCTCCGTTCTTTTTAAAAGTTACTTAGAACCATATAGAATTTCAGTTTCTGCCCTTATTAAAGGTCTTAGTTTAAGTAACTATTATTAATATCTAATTACAAAATTATGAAAACAAATGAAATTATCGGAATCGATGTCAGTAAATTATTAATTGATGTTTGTATCTATTCTAAACAAATTGTTCAACAGTTTGAGAACAGTAAATCTGGATTTAAATTAATGCTAAAGTGGAGTTTTAAAAATTCGTCTTTCTCTAAAGAAGAAACCATGTTTGTATTTGAACATACAGGAATGTACTCTCATTTATTATCTGTGTCTTTAACTGAACAAAAATTATCTTTTTTCATAGCTTCTGGTTTAGAAATTAAAAGATCTATTGGTATTGCTCGTGGAAAGGATGACCAAATTGATGCCAAACGCATTGCTCTATATGGGTATCGATTAAAAGAAGAACTTAAACCCAGTAAGCTACCTAAAAGAAGTATATTACAACTAAAAAGTCTCTTATCTTTAAGGACAAAACTTAACAAACAAAGAGCTGGTTTTAAAGTTACTTTGAAAGAACAAAAAAGAATTTATAAAGCAAAAGAGTATAAAATAATCTTTGACGTTCAACAAAAAATGATTGCAGAACTAACCAAACAAATACACAAGATTAATACTCAAATGCAAGCTATTATTGACCAAAATATAATGTTAAAAGAAACCTATAAACTTGTTACTAGTGTTAAAGGTATAGGAATGCAAACTGCTATAATGATGATTGTGTTTACTGACAATTTTTCAAAATTTGAAAACTGGAGAAAGTTTGCCTCTTATTGTGGTGTTGCTCCTTTTCCTTACCAATCTGGAACTAGTATTAAAGGACGTACAAAAGTCTCTCATTTGGCTAATAAAAAATTGAAAGCAATTATTAATATGTGCGCTATTTCTGCTATACAACATAACCCAGAAATGAAATTATACTATCATAAAAGAATAAAACAAGGCAAAAGTAAAATGAGTACCGTTAACATTATTAGAAACAAATTAATAGCAAGAGTGTTTGCCGTTGTCAAACGACAAACACCCTATGTAGATACTTTTAAATTTGCTGCATAAATTAGTAAAAATAATATCTCAACTTTTACTTGTTTTTATCATAGAATACGGGGTCTGCAAAACCGGCAGCATCTCCTGTCAGAAAAACATTGTTTTTTACAAAGCCATCCGTCCTTGATGTTACGGGAATTTGAAACCCGTGTTGTGATTCACTAAGGATGGCTGTCAAACCGATACTTGCCAGATACTCCTGATAGTATTTTTTTAAATTTATTTTTGCCCTTCTTGCAGATGCAATTCCAACTGACAGGTGATTTTTTTTAGGGAAACTCCATGCATATCCATAAGGAATAGCATCCATGTCAAAACGAACTTCTTTAGAAAAAAGGTCAAAGTTTTCATCGGAAACCTGTACTTCATATTCCAAAGCAGGAATTAAAAAGCGTGTATCTGTTTTCCATCCGGCCAATTTAGCAGTAGGACTTAGTGCTCCGTCTGCCGCAATCACAAATTTTGAAGTGATCGTTTGTTTGGAGGTAGTTATCGTAATTTTATCATTTTGATGTGTTATGGCTTTTAATTTGTTATCTTCTAATAATACCACACCTAATGCTGTTGCTTTTTCTGTCATGAGCTTGTCAAATGCATCTCGCATAATCATCGTAATGATAGGTTGTTCTCTTTCTGTTTTAAAGTGCAACTTTTTACCTAAGTAGATATCTACCTTGTAAAATTCTCTTTCCACAACGGAAGAAATATCAAAAGGCAATGCTTTACGTCCTCTGTATACAAAACCTCCGCCGCATGTTTTATAACGAGGTAGCGTTTCCTTTTCAATAATGACGGTAGAAACGCCATTTTTAGCCAGATGAAATGCTGTACTAGCTCCCGAAGGGCCACTCCCGATAATAGCGACATCAAAGTATTTCATGATTTTTAATTTTGAACAATATACTAGTGAGACCTTTGCAAAATAGTGATATATTCCGTATTTGAATTGATTTGACTTCAAATTTCTTCCTTCCCGAAAATTTTAAATCCTCAAAACCAATGGGTTATTCCGGTTGAAAATGTTCTTCGGGTGTCGAACTTTTTTGTCAAATCAATTCGGCAAAGGTCTCCTAATGCTATTTATTTTGAGATGCTTATAGAAAATATTTTTTATTGAATAGATTCTTTAGGTGCTTAATGCAGTTTAAAGTTAAAAAGTTTGAAAGGTAGGTTCCGGGTTAAAAGTCAAATATTTTATACGAATTATTGCTATTTTTAACTGCCTTTTCAGTTCTTTCTCTATGCGTATCAGTAATAAAAATCTGTCCGAAAACATCATCATGAACCAAATCTATGACCTGTGCTACTCTCTTTTCATCTAATTTATCAAAAATATCATCTAACAGTAAAATCGGTACTATCTTGGATTTTTGTTTCAGAAACTCAAACTGTGCTAATTTTAACGCAATTAAATACGATTTTTGCTGCCCCTGAGAGCCAAATTTCTTAATAGGGTGATTCCCTATATCAAAACTCAAATCATCTTTGTGAATTCCCACACCGGTATATTGCAACATTCGATCTCTTTCTATGGATTGTTCCAGTAATTTTTCCATAGAACCTTCGTGTAAATGACTTTTATAATGTAAATTCACTTGCTCTTTATTCCCGGAAATCATTTGGTATTTGGCATTAAAAATGGGCGAGAATTGCATCAAAAATACTTTTCTTTTTTTGAAAATTTTAGTCCCAAAAACGGGCAATTGCCCGTCATATACTTTCAAATTTAACGCATCGAAGGTTCTGTTGGCTCTAAAGTACTTTAACAATGCATTTCGCTGTATAATGATCCTATTATAAGAAATCAAATCTCTTAAATATTCTTTATCCAACATGGAAATAACGCTGTCTATAAATTTTCTCCTGACATCACTTCCTTCAACAATTAAATTACTATCTGCAGGTGAGATCATCACCAGTGGCAACCGACCGATATGTTCGGAGAGCTTGTCATATATTTTTCCATTCCTTTTTAAAACTTTCTTCTGTCCTTTTTTTAAACTGCATACTATTTTTTCTGTCCTGTCTTGTAAAACATAATCTCCGTTCAATACAAAAAAAGATTCCCCGTGTTTTATGTTTTGGACAGCTACAGGATTAAAATAACTTTTTGTAAAGGATAAATAGTAAATGGCATCTAATACATTTGTTTTTCCAATACCATTATCGCCTGTAAAACAATTAATCTTCTCATGAAAGTTAAATGTTTTATCAGTTATGTTCTTAAAATTCAGTATTGAGAGTTTTTGCAAGTGCATTATTAAGAATGATTCAAGAGTGCGCAAATTATTGAAAATTTTACAAATCCAATTAAAAAAACTATTTTTGCGCCAACAATTTTTAAAAAATATGGCAACATACAAAAAGAAAGGAGCCAAACCTAAATGGAAACAAGGACAGCAGGCAAAAGGTACAGGTGGCGCTACCGCCGAAGTTTTTAACACATTGGATGAGACGGCTTCAAAATCGGAACAGTGGATCGAAAAAAATAGCAAACCTCTGTTTTACGGGTTAATCGTGGTTGCTACCGTCATTCTGGGGTTTTTAGGATACAATAAATATATTGTTGAGCCTGCGGAAATAGAAGCGTCTAATGACCTGGCATTTCCGAAAAAATATTATGATGAAGCTGCTACTACAAGTATCGCCAGAGATTCTCTTTTAAACCTCGCTTTGGAAGGTGCCGAAGGCAAATATGGTTTTTTAGATATAGCCGCCGTACATAGTGGTACAAAAGCAGGAAATTTGGCAAATTACTATGCCGGGTTGTCTTATTTACAATTAAAAGACTACAAAGAAGCCATCAATTATTTGGAAAATTTTTCCGCAAATGATGAAATGTTAGGAGCTGTTGCTTTAGGTGCCATTGGTGATGCTTTTGCCGATATAGATCAAATGGAAGATGCATTGTATTATTACGAAAAAGCAGCTACTAAAAAAGACAACGAATATACGGCTCCGTTGTTCTTATTTAAAGCCGGTACCATTGCTATGAACGAAAAGCAATTTGGCAAAGCATTGGATCTGTTCACTCAAATTAAGGAAAAATACCCTAATTCCAACCAGGGTAAAGATATTGATAAGTACATTAGTATGGTTACCTATGTTCAATAATGGCTACCGAGAACTTATCACACTATGATAAAGCAACCGTACCGGACGCGACACCTTTTCGATTTGGAATTGTGGTTTCCGAGTGGAACCCGGAAATTACTTCGAACCTTCATAAAGGAGCTATAGCAACATTGCTGGATTGTGGTGCAAAAAAAGAACATATCATCTCCCGGACCGTGCCCGGAAGTTTTGAGCTGGTCTACGGCTGCAAAAAAATGATCGATTCTCAAAATGTAGATGCCGTTCTGGCAATAGGTAGTGTCATACAAGGCGAAACAAAGCACTTTGATTTTGTTTGTAACGGGGTTACACAAGGAATTGTTGATTTGAATATAAAATATGATGTTCCCGTTATTTTTTGTGTCTTGACAGATCAAACAAAACAGCAAGCTATTGACAGATCGGGAGGGAAACTTGGAAATAAAGGAATTGAATGTGCCATAGCCGCTGTAAAAATGGCAGCATTAAGACAGATTTAACAAGATACTTTTTAACATATCTTGACCACTACTCTTTTATTCTTTACATTTGACATACTAACAAAAACCGGTGTGGTTTTTGTTAGTAAATGCAGCAGTAATCACTTATGGCAATATTTAAGAATAAAATAAGGAAATTTGAATATAAACCCAGGTATTATAAGGGAGAAGGAAGTCCCTATGCAATAGAACATAAATTTGATAAATATAGAACCACCCTTAATAACAAAGGACTCAAAGCAAAATTTACCAATGCTATTGAAGAGCTTAAAAACTCAAAAGGGAAAGGTATAAATAAGACCATACTTATAATTGCTAGTATTCTCGTTTTATATTTTTTATATATTATAGATTTTGACTTGTCAATATTTTTTACCTCCAGTAAATAAATGTCAGATATCATTCAACTTTTACCGGATCATGTTGCTAACCAGATAGCTGCAGGAGAAGTAATACAAAGACCTTCTTCTGTTGTAAAAGAGCTGTTGGAAAACGCCATTGATGCGGGAGCTACGGATATAAAACTGCTTGTAAAAGATGCCGGTAAAACTTTGATCCAGGTAATTGACAACGGCAAAGGTATGAGCACCACAGATGCCCGCATGTGCTTTGAAAGACATGCGACTTCTAAAATCAAAAATGCTCAAGATTTATTTGATTTGCACACCAAAGGTTTTCGCGGGGAGGCTTTGGCATCTATTGCGGCCATAGCACATGTAGTGCTCAAAACCAAACCGGAAGGAGAAGAGCTCGGAAATCAGATAAAAATAGAAGGGAGTAAAATCATCAGCCAGGATTTTGTTTCTTCGGCTGTCGGAACCAGTATTGCTGTTAAAAACCTATTCTATAATCTTCCCGCAAGAAGAAATTTTTTAAAATCAGATGCCATAGAAACTCGCCATATGGTAGATCAATTTCAAAGAGTTGCACTGGCACATCCTGAAATTGCGTTTTCATTACATCATAATTCAAATGAATTGTATCATTTAAAAGCTGAAAATCTCAGAAAAAGGATCATCGCTATTTTTGGTAGTAAGATGAATGAAAAATTAGTTCCTATAAACGAGCAGACGGCTATTTTAACAATGACCGGGTTTATTACCAAACATGAATATGCCAAAAAAAAGAGAGGGGAACAGTTTTTCTTTGTCAACCATCGTTTTATTAAAAGTGCTTATTTAAATCATGCAGTGGTTGCTGCTTTTGACGGTTTGCTGGAACAAGGCGCATATCCTTCTTATTTTTTATATTTAACGGTTCCTCCCCACAGTGTTGATATCAATATACATCCTACCAAAACAGAAGTGAAGTTTGATAACGAAAAAGATCTGTATGCGATCATCAAAGCTGCTGTAAAACATAGTTTGGGACAATATAACATTGCTCCCGTACTGGATTTTAACAAAGATCCTAATTTGGACACTCCTTATCATTACAATAAAAAGGAGACATCATCTGTTCCGAAAATAACCGTAGACCCGAATTTTAATCCTTTTGAAAAACAAGAAGGAAAAAGAATACCAATTCCCCAAAAAAGAGAACAAGACTGGGAAGTGCTGTATTCCGATTTAGAGCCGGATACCTCTCGGATCCCAAAAGAATTGTTTGAAGTTGACACCCAAAAAGAAACCGGAAAAACATTTCAGATACAGAAAAAATATATCTTGAGTTCTATTAAGTCGGGAA
This window of the Flavobacteriaceae bacterium genome carries:
- a CDS encoding riboflavin synthase subunit beta is translated as MAIFKNKIRKFEYKPRYYKGEGSPYAIEHKFDKYRTTLNNKGLKAKFTNAIEELKNSKGKGINKTILIIASILVLYFLYIIDFDLSIFFTSSK
- the mutL gene encoding DNA mismatch repair endonuclease MutL, translating into MSDIIQLLPDHVANQIAAGEVIQRPSSVVKELLENAIDAGATDIKLLVKDAGKTLIQVIDNGKGMSTTDARMCFERHATSKIKNAQDLFDLHTKGFRGEALASIAAIAHVVLKTKPEGEELGNQIKIEGSKIISQDFVSSAVGTSIAVKNLFYNLPARRNFLKSDAIETRHMVDQFQRVALAHPEIAFSLHHNSNELYHLKAENLRKRIIAIFGSKMNEKLVPINEQTAILTMTGFITKHEYAKKKRGEQFFFVNHRFIKSAYLNHAVVAAFDGLLEQGAYPSYFLYLTVPPHSVDINIHPTKTEVKFDNEKDLYAIIKAAVKHSLGQYNIAPVLDFNKDPNLDTPYHYNKKETSSVPKITVDPNFNPFEKQEGKRIPIPQKREQDWEVLYSDLEPDTSRIPKELFEVDTQKETGKTFQIQKKYILSSIKSGIVLIHQSQAHQRILYEEFLKTITIKEVNSQQLLFPVNIPFATADMEMLQTIKPDLESAGFVFTEFTKESITVTGIPVSVTDSQASLVIEQLLEDVKSEIPNTGFNPFDVMAKSFAKTLAVKTGTYLSEKEQETLVYDLFLCKEPAISPTGKATFKTLTLHELDSLFTN